The nucleotide window TATAAGGCTTTAGTTGCAGACAATCGCCCAATGCTCTTTGAATTGCAAGCATGATATTGCGACTTACGGGAATCACGAGCTGGCTAGTGTCCCTAATCAGCTAGACTAGCTACAATTCATATATAAAGAAAATATCAGGAATTGGTGTATGGCCTTGGACCTAGTGTTGGATTTGCGTGGCGTCTTAATGGATTTGGTGGCCGACGGTCGCCTGCTGCAGGAAGATGCAAATGTATTGTTGGGCGCGTCGCGTACGCGTGAACAGGCGATTATGCATCCCATCGTTTATATCGCCTCGCAAAATTTGGATGATCACAAGCGCCCCGGCAAAATGCTGGATGGCGATGCTTTAACCGAATGGTTAGCCGAAAAATCGAAACATCCGCTCGTTCACATTGATCCCATGAAAATCAACACCGCCAAGGTAACCGAAATTATGGGTTATGCCTTTGCGAAGCGCCACGGTATTTTGTGTGTTGAAGTGACACAGGATGAAGTCGTGGTCGCCTGTACCCAGCCTTTTGTGAGTGGCTGGGAGCCGCAACTTGAGCATGTAGCGCGTCGTCGCGTCAGGCGTGTAATTGCCAATCCGGCGGATATCGAACGTTATATGGTGGAGTTTTACACACTCGCGCGTTCAGTGACGGGCGCAAGCGGCGGTGCCTCGGCTTCTGCGATTACCAACTTCGAGCAGTTGGTGGAGTTGGGCAAATCAACTGATCCTGACGCGAATGACCAGCACATCGTAAAAATTGTGGATTGGTTGCTTCAATATGCTTATGACCAGCGCGCGAGTGATATTCATATAGAACCACGCAGAGAAGTAGGGCGCATTCGTTTTCGTATCGACGGTGTTTTGCATTACGTTTACGAGTTGCCGGCGAATGTTGCGACAGCGGTTACCAGCCGTTTTAAAGTGTTGGGACGCATGGATATCTCCGAGCGCCGCAAACCGCAAGATGGCCGTATCAAAACTCGCCGTAGCGATGGTAGTGAAATTGAATTGCGGATGAGCACCTTGCCAACGGCTTTCGGCGAAAAATTGGTCATGCGTATTTTTGATCCAGAAGTATTATTGCGCAGCTTTACTGATTTGGGGTTGGTGGGTGAAGACTACACGCGCTGGCGCACCATGCTTGATCGCCCTAATGGAATTGTGTTGGTCACTGGCCCAACGGGTTCCGGTAAAACCACAACGCTTTATTCGTCCTTGCGCCAAATTTCCACTGCAGAAGTTAATGTAAGCACCATTGAAGATCCTATCGAAATGGTGGAAGAAAGTTTTAACCAAACGCAAGTGCATCACAAAATTGGTTTGGATTTCGCCGCTGGTATTCGCAGTTTAATGCGGCAGGATCCAGACATTATTATGGTGGGCGAAATTCGCGATTTGGAAACCGCGCAAATGGCGGTGCAAGCAGCACTCACCGGCCACTTGGTGTTATCAACTGTTCATACTAACGACGCACCTTCAACAGTCGCACGTATGCTGGATTTGGGAATTC belongs to Cellvibrio zantedeschiae and includes:
- a CDS encoding GspE/PulE family protein translates to MALDLVLDLRGVLMDLVADGRLLQEDANVLLGASRTREQAIMHPIVYIASQNLDDHKRPGKMLDGDALTEWLAEKSKHPLVHIDPMKINTAKVTEIMGYAFAKRHGILCVEVTQDEVVVACTQPFVSGWEPQLEHVARRRVRRVIANPADIERYMVEFYTLARSVTGASGGASASAITNFEQLVELGKSTDPDANDQHIVKIVDWLLQYAYDQRASDIHIEPRREVGRIRFRIDGVLHYVYELPANVATAVTSRFKVLGRMDISERRKPQDGRIKTRRSDGSEIELRMSTLPTAFGEKLVMRIFDPEVLLRSFTDLGLVGEDYTRWRTMLDRPNGIVLVTGPTGSGKTTTLYSSLRQISTAEVNVSTIEDPIEMVEESFNQTQVHHKIGLDFAAGIRSLMRQDPDIIMVGEIRDLETAQMAVQAALTGHLVLSTVHTNDAPSTVARMLDLGIPSYLINATLLGVMAQRLVRTLCPHCKEEGQISSDDWQQLVAPWKVNVPAKICRPVGCLECRNTGYLGRQGLYEILVLSETLKEKITSDCNIIDMRRQAMKEGMRTLRLSGAQKIAAGLTTLEEVLRVAPPAEKAN